The following are from one region of the Brienomyrus brachyistius isolate T26 chromosome 4, BBRACH_0.4, whole genome shotgun sequence genome:
- the pi15b gene encoding peptidase inhibitor 15 — MRRSTTDVCLSLIAVVVTLANGDKVAVINSTGSVSNPSGASDVNSSVSNAHTSRTRQKRYISQSDMIAIVDYHNMVRANVFPPAANMEYMVWDDGLAQSAEAWAATCIWDHGPYYLMRFYGQNLSVRTGRFRSILQLVKPWYDEVRDYVFPYPRDCNPRCPLRCYGPMCTHYTQMVWATSRRVGCAVQTCYNMNVWGSLWRRATYLVCNYSPKGNWIGEAPYQVGIPCSACPPTYGGSCSSNLCSPAVSSNYLYWFR; from the exons ATGCGGAGAAGTACGAccgacgtctgcctgtctcttATTGCGGTTGTCGTCACCCTAGCAAACGGTGACAAAGTCGCTGTGATTAATTCCACCGGGTCTGTTTCAAACCCCAGCGGGGCGTCCGACGTTAATTCATCGGTCAGTAATGCACACACATCTAGGACCAGGCAGAAGCGGTACATTTCGCAGAGCGACATGATCGCCATTGTAGATTATCATAACATGGTCCGGGCAAATGTCTTCCCACCAGCAGCCAACATGGAGTACATG GTCTGGGATGACGGCTTGGCCCAGTCAGCAGAGGCTTGGGCGGCCACATGCATCTGGGATCACGGGCCGTACTATCTGATGCGGTTCTACGGCCAAAACCTCTCGGTCAGGACGGGCCG CTTCAGGTCCATTTTGCAGCTTGTGAAGCCTTGGTACGATGAGGTCAGAGACTACGTGTTCCCCTACCCCCGGGACTGCAATCCCAGGTGCCCACTGCGCTGCTACGGGCCCATGTGTACGCATTACACTCAG ATGGTGTGGGCGACGTCGAGAAGGGTGGGATGTGCGGTGCAGACTTGCTACAATATGAACGTCTGGGGCTCGCTGTGGAGAAGAGCCACATATCTGGTGTGCAATTACTCCCCAAA GGGGAACTGGATTGGGGAGGCGCCCTACCAGGTGGGCATACCCTGCTCGGCCTGCCCCCCCACTTATGGGGGGTCCTGCAGCAGTAACCTGTGCTCCCCCGCTGTCAGCTCCAACTACCTGTACTGGTTCCGATAA